TGAGGAGTTGGGAGTTGAGAGTTAGGAGTGAGGAGTTAAATCATAACTCCTCGTTTCTCAATCAGTTAAAGCCAACTAGAAAAATCTTTGGCAAAATGAGAAAGTGATAATAGCTGAATTCGCTGATCGTTTTGCGCGGCTTTCCTTTCTGGTTGAGTATTATACCCCCAATCTGCTAAGAATAGTTGCACATCTTCCAGGTCTGTTTGCTGCTGGACTAACTGCAATGTCTTGAGTCTGTCTTCTACAAACCATAAACTTACTGGCTTTTCTGCTGCCTGAATTAATTCTCGCAGGATTTCATATTTGGGGCGCTTCACTTCTTTGCCAAAAATTGCTGTTGATGGTAAATTTACCCCTTCTTGTTGCAATAATTGCTGTACAAAACGCCCCTCTTTGGTAGTCACAATATATACTTTGACTGCACTGGCGACAGTCAATTTGATTTTTTCCACAACCCCCGGATAAAATTTATGCAAACTTAGCCAACCTGCTAAATCTGTGTTAATCCATTCATCTCGCAGGTTGTCTAGTTTTGCACCAATGTCTCTAGCCTGTAGTTTACCGTCTAACAAAATTTGTGGGGCAATAGTTACCCATTCCTGAAGAATCTTGTCATCAGAAATTCCATCCATCAAGGCTTTAATCAAAACAGGCATTTCCCAACCTGTTTCAATTACAGGCCGCAGGCGATAAAATCTCAATGCTAAATCATCTGGTGGTGTATCGTTAGCTGGCGGCCAAATTAGAGAGTAAGTACGCCATGCTACCTCAAAATATTCAATTAGTCCGTCGCAAATCACTCCATCAAAGTCTAAGGCTAAAATTGTGGGACTACTTGCTGTCATTGTTTTGAGGATGAAAACTGCTGTTGTCAGCTTACTTGATCAGTAATTATTTTTCTGTATCAGGAATAATTTCTACTGTTAATTTGGCTGGTGTTTGACGATGAGTAAAAATACCGTGTCCTGGACTGAATAGTAATGACAATAAAAATAATCCTGATACTACTAGTACGATCGCTGGGCCAGAGGGTAAATTATAAAAATAGCTTATATACATACCACTGATACTGGAAAATACACCAATGAATGCACCCAAAATCATTACTTGGTGTAAACGTTTGACTAACAAATAAGCGGTTGCTCCTGGTGTAATTAACAGTGATAGTACTAAAATTACACCTACGGCTTTCATGCTGGCAACAATTGTTAAAGCAATCAACAGCATCAGTCCAAAGTTCAGCCGATTGACTGGCAATCCTGCTGCTTGAGCGCCTAAAGGGTCAAAAGTGTAAAATAAAAGTTCTTTATATAATAAAACTATGACTATTAAAACTATAGCAGCAATGATCGCAGTATCTCGTACTTCATCAACAGTAACGCCAAGAATATTGCCAAACAAAAAGTGATTCAAATCGATTTTGTTATCTTTTTGAATCACAGTAATTAAAGTAATACCAAGGGCAAAGAATGCTGAGAAAACTATCCCCATTGCAGCATCTTCTTTAATAGGCGATCGCGTTCTAATCCAAGCGATCGCCATTGTACTCAAAACACCCGCAATAAATGCACCAATAAAGATATTCGCGCCTAGCATAAAGGCGATCGCTAACCCTGGCAAAACTGAGTGACTTATAGCATCGCCTAACAATGCTAGTCGCTGCACCATCAAGTAACTGCCCACGACAGCACACAACAAGCCCACTAAAATGGCAATCACTAGCGATCGTTGCATAAAACCGTATTGCAACGGTTCAATTAATGCTTGTAGCATATTTTGTTATTTGTCCTTTGTCAGTTGTTAGTTGTCAGTTGTCAGTTGCCAGTTGTATTTTGCTACTATTACAACAGTTTGTAAGTAAATGAAGTACACATATTAAATATAATAAATCTTGTGGGGTGGGCATCCTGCCCGCCGTTTTGTAACTTCTTCAGATAAAATCTGCTGGAACTACTAACCACTGACCACTGACAACTGACCACTGACTAATCGTAATTTACGCAGCATCAGCATAGTACATTACTTTACCGCCATAAGCGCGATGCAAGTTTTGTTCTGTGAGTACTTCATGCCGCGAACCTGTGGAGATTAATTCACAATTTAGTAATATTAAATCATCAAAGTGGGTGATTGATTCGCCTAAGTCGTGGTTAACTACTAACACAATTTTATTTTCAGCGGCGAGTTCACGGAAGACTTGAAAAATCACTGTTTGAGTTTTTTGATCGATGCCTACAAAAGGTTCATCAAAGCAGAAAATATCTGCTTGTTGCGCTAAAGCACGG
Above is a window of Nostoc sp. UHCC 0702 DNA encoding:
- a CDS encoding HAD family hydrolase, which produces MTASSPTILALDFDGVICDGLIEYFEVAWRTYSLIWPPANDTPPDDLALRFYRLRPVIETGWEMPVLIKALMDGISDDKILQEWVTIAPQILLDGKLQARDIGAKLDNLRDEWINTDLAGWLSLHKFYPGVVEKIKLTVASAVKVYIVTTKEGRFVQQLLQQEGVNLPSTAIFGKEVKRPKYEILRELIQAAEKPVSLWFVEDRLKTLQLVQQQTDLEDVQLFLADWGYNTQPERKAAQNDQRIQLLSLSHFAKDFSSWL
- a CDS encoding metal ABC transporter permease produces the protein MLQALIEPLQYGFMQRSLVIAILVGLLCAVVGSYLMVQRLALLGDAISHSVLPGLAIAFMLGANIFIGAFIAGVLSTMAIAWIRTRSPIKEDAAMGIVFSAFFALGITLITVIQKDNKIDLNHFLFGNILGVTVDEVRDTAIIAAIVLIVIVLLYKELLFYTFDPLGAQAAGLPVNRLNFGLMLLIALTIVASMKAVGVILVLSLLITPGATAYLLVKRLHQVMILGAFIGVFSSISGMYISYFYNLPSGPAIVLVVSGLFLLSLLFSPGHGIFTHRQTPAKLTVEIIPDTEK